A part of Triplophysa dalaica isolate WHDGS20190420 chromosome 17, ASM1584641v1, whole genome shotgun sequence genomic DNA contains:
- the LOC130439387 gene encoding galanin receptor 2a, whose product MNTSQQINFSANWKVESIIISVIFSIIFLVGTVGNCLVLAVLIRNGQMNTKTTNLFILNLVLADLCFIVFCVPLQATIYTMDEWVFGPFVCKAVHFIIYLTMYASIFTLAAVSLDRYLAIRYPLRSREMRTPRNALASISLVWALSLFFSSPYLSYYRQMDLDGATLCIPAWNIQHRKAMDVCTFIFGYLIPVLILGITYARTIRYLWTSVDPMQGMSESRKAKRKVTKMIIIVAVLFCICWLPHHLVILCMWFGYFPLNHTTYVLRILSHLVAYTNSCLNPIVYALVSKHFRKGFRKVFDCAFHNRVVNRVHAVQPAQTVSLVEAASSEGSNQSEGSSRGRLWSKSGRKMMTSTFMTFNVT is encoded by the exons ATGAACACATCTCAACAGATTAATTTCTCCGCCAATTGGAAAGTTGAGTCGATAATAATATCTGTGATTTTCTCCATCATCTTTTTGGTGGGCACCGTTGGAAACTGTCTCGTGCTCGCCGTTCTCATTCGCAACGGGCAGATGAACACAAAGACCACCAATCTTTTCATCCTGAACCTTGTCTTGGCGGACCTCTGCTTCATCGTTTTCTGCGTGCCTCTCCAAGCAACTATCTACACCATGGACGAGTGGGTCTTTGGACCCTTCGTGTGCAAAGCTGTGCACTTTATCATCTATCTGACAATGTACGCGAGTATATTCACGCTGGCAGCTGTGTCTCTGGACAG ATATCTCGCCATCCGCTACCCACTCCGTTCAAGAGAGATGAGAACACCCCGTAACGCTCTGGCCTCCATCAGTCTGGTGTGGGCGTTATCTCTGTTCTTCTCCAGCCCTTATCTCAGCTACTACCGACAGATGGATCTTGATGGAGCCACCCTTTGCATTCCAGCCTGGAATATCCAGCACCGTAAAGCTATGGACGTCTGCACCTTCATATTTGGCTACCTGATCCCAGTCCTCATCCTCGGCATCACCTACGCCCGCACCATTCGTTACCTGTGGACGTCTGTGGACCCCATGCAGGGCATGTCGGAATCCCGCAAGGCCAAGCGCAAGGTGACCAAGATGATAATCATCGTAGCTGTGCTCTTCTGCATATGCTGGCTGCCACACCATCTGGTCATCTTGTGCATGTGGTTTGGCTACTTCCCGCTCAACCACACCACCTACGTCCTCCGCATTCTCTCTCACTTGGTGGCTTACACCAACTCTTGCCTCAACCCCATTGTGTACGCTCTGGTGTCCAAACACTTCCGGAAAGGCTTCAGGAAAGTGTTCGACTGTGCGTTCCATAACCGGGTCGTAAACCGGGTTCATGCTGTCCAGCCGGCGCAGACGGTGAGCTTGGTGGAAGCGGCTTCGAGCGAAGGCTCCAATCAGAGCGAGGGGTCATCCCGGGGTCGCCTGTGGAGCAAAAGCGGCAGGAAAATGATGACAAGCACGTTTATGACATTTAATGTGACATAA
- the si:ch211-250n8.1 gene encoding uncharacterized protein si:ch211-250n8.1, with product MPAKDPLIETLKVCILNLKSEGTVTDSSPHLVSCCELLELILRKGLQQPVLSLAHRDYWQCFKQLIQHDTCGRLSSVSLAVQQTAGCCKIITSQGRGRFFIRLMLMKRTLGNVVKHLLHTNRVMEWYCPNVAILRNEEFVEPFISLSMVLSEMEFKLNIENCSFLDESWLLPVCQIYEAVPCQELGMVLRYINGRVFVLDLLKDSQAQADMFVEPGDIIDGINGISLRNASNGQAGVVFSKLKGQPLSIRLIRWRAENGSIYQPLLKHLRQLKEENTSLQFGPKSMSHKTVGQKRGQTPCVKEGRILYAVQLLGKANIGMYGGKEVLQHAIPVVLQCKQDRKEVLLDVKETHLTCTDKTSQQNLCQHHFPEISCVGRFGNQPDLTIFAFCVLDTPETERPMGFCCVVLQAATSSECEEIVNRIAAGFKHTEWFV from the exons ATGCCAGCTAAAGATCCTCTCATTGAGACCCTTAAAG TGTGCATTCTGAATTTGAAGTCTGAGGGTACAGTGACAGACTCCAGCCCACACCTGGTGTCCTGCTGTGAACTCCTGGAGCTTATATTGCGAAAGGGACTTCAGC AACCAGTTCTGAGTTTGGCACATAGAGATTACTGGCAGTGTTTTAAACAGCTAATACAGCACGACACATGTGGCCG GCTGAGTTCAGTCTCTTTGGCAGTGCAACAGACAGCAGGCTGCTGCAAGATTATTACCTCTCAGGGCCGAGGACGCTTCTTTATACGGCTGATGCTGATGAAAAGAACTCTGGGAAATGTAGTGAAACATCTACTCCACACGAACAGAGTGATGGAG TGGTATTGCCCCAACGTTGCTATATTAAGAAATGAAGAGTTTGTAG AACCATTTATCTCACTGTCTATGGTATTGTCAGAAATGGAGTTTAAGCTCAATATTGAG AACTGCAGCTTCCTGGATGAAAGCTGGCTGCTTCCG GTGTGTCAAATCTATGAAGCTGTTCCATGCCAGGAGTTGGGCATGGTGCTCAG GTACATCAATGGACGTGTTTTTGTGCTTGACCTGCTGAAGGACAGTCAAGCACAGGCAGACATGTTTGTAGAGCCTGGTGACATCATTGATGGAATCAATGGAATATCTCTGAGGAATGCCAGCAATGGACAG GCAGGTGTGGTTTTCTCTAAGCTGAAGGGTCAGCCTCTTTCCATTCGGTTGATACGATGGAGAGCAGAAAATGGGTCCATCTATCAACCTTTGCTTAAACACTTACGGCAGCTTAAAGAGGAAAACACATCACTTCAGTTCGGCCCGAAATCGATGTCTCATAAAACCGTGGGTCAGAAAAGAGGGCAAACTCCCTGTGTAAAAGAAGGCAG GATCCTGTATGCTGTGCAGCTCTTAGGAAAAGCAAACATAGGAATG tATGGAGGAAAAGAGGTTTTGCAGCACGCCATTCCTGTTGTCCTGCAGTGCAAGCAGGATAGAAAG GAAGTACTTCTGGATGTAAAGGAGACTCACCTTACCTGCACTGATAAAACCAGTCAGCAG AATCTGTGTCAGCATCATTTCCCAGAAATATCATGTGTTGGGAGGTTTGGAAACCAACCTGATTTAACCATTTTTGCCTTCTGTGTATT AGATACACCAGAAACAGAAAGACCAATGGGTTTCTGTTGTGTGGTCCTTCAGGCGGCTACAAGTAGCGAGTGTGAAGAAATTGTTAATCGTATCG ctgCTGGGTTCAAACATACAGAATGGTTTGTGTGA